One segment of Xiphias gladius isolate SHS-SW01 ecotype Sanya breed wild chromosome 1, ASM1685928v1, whole genome shotgun sequence DNA contains the following:
- the foxf1 gene encoding forkhead box protein F1 encodes MTAEVQQPPAQTPAQSSPMSAPEKPHGQTAVMETASSTTKTKKTNAGIRRPEKPPYSYIALIVMAIQSSPTKRLTLSEIYQFLQSRFPFFRGSYQGWKNSVRHNLSLNECFIKLPKGLGRPGKGHYWTIDPASEFMFEEGSFRRRPRGFRRKCQALKPMYSMMNGLGFNHIPESYNFQGSGGGLSCPPNSLSLDSGIGMMNGHLAGNMEGMGLSGHSMSHLSTNSGHSYMGSCTGSTGSDYPHHDNSASPLLTSGGVMEPHPVYSSSASAWAPAPTASLNNGASYIKQQPLSPCNPGANPLQPSLPTHSLDQPYLHQNGHSTTDLQGIPRYHSQSPSMCDRKEFVFSFNAMTSSAMHSPGSSSYYHHQQVSYQDIKPCVM; translated from the exons ATGACGGCAGAGGTCCAGCAGCCCCCAGCTCAGACTCCTGCCCAGAGCAGCCCGATGTCTGCTCCGGAGAAGCCGCACGGACAGACGGCGGTGATGGAAACCGCCTCCTCCACAACGAAGACCAAAAAGACAAACGCAGGGATCCGTCGACCAGAGAAACCCCCGTATTCTTACATAGCTTTAATAGTCATGGCTATCCAGAGTTCTCCAACTAAGCGCCTGACGCTCAGTGAAATATACCAGTTCCTGCAGAGTCGCTTCCCGTTTTTCAGAGGCTCGTACCAGGGATGGAAGAACTCCGTGCGTCACAACTTGTCCCTGAACGAATGCTTCATTAAACTGCCCAAGGGCCTCGGCCGGCCGGGCAAGGGCCACTACTGGACTATCGACCCGGCTAGTGAGTTTATGTTCGAGGAAGGCTCATTCAGAAGGAGACCCAGGGGTTTTAGGCGCAAGTGCCAGGCGCTGAAGCCCATGTACAGCATGATGAACGGCCTGGGATTCAACCACATCCCCGAGTCCTACAACTTCCAGGGGAGCGGCGGGGGGCTATCCTGTCCGCCCAACAGCTTGTCTCTGGACAGTGGGATTGGGATGATGAATGGACACTTGGCAGGTAACATGGAGGGGATGGGTCTGTCCGGGCACTCCATGTCACACTTGTCAACCAACAGTGGACATTCCTACATGGGAAGTTGTACAGGATCCACTGGGAGTGACTATCCCCATCACGACAATTCCGCCTCCCCTCTGCTCACCAGCGGGGGAGTCATGGAGCCTCACCCCGTCTACTCGAGCTCAGCCTCGGCGTGGGCTCCAGCCCCCACGGCCTCGTTGAACAACGGGGCTTCCTACATTAAGCAGCAGCCCCTGTCTCCTTGTAACCCAGGGGCGAACCCGCTGCAGCCAAGCTTGCCCACGCATTCCCTAGACCAACCTTACCTGCACCAGAACGGGCACAGTACCACAGATTTACAAG GTATTCCTCGGTACCATTCCCAGTCTCCCAGCATGTGTGACCGAAAGGAGTTCGTCTTCTCGTTCAACGCCATGACGTCCTCGGCGATGCACTCACCGGGCAGCAGCTCGTACTACCACCACCAACAGGTCTCCTACCAGGACATCAAGCCCTGCGTCATGTGA
- the mthfsd gene encoding methenyltetrahydrofolate synthase domain-containing protein isoform X1, whose amino-acid sequence MQPVIKISPGASKWDIRQKVWDYIEENNLANFPRPVHNRIPNFKGAIQACNRLTDLQEFKSSQTVKVNPDRPQQQARFVTLEARKSLLVPTPRLRTGLFNKITPPQGASKEQLRICSSSQGVKDFSVPVGLDAKVKVDLVVVGSVAVSGKGLRIGKGEGFADMEYGMMASMQAVNESTVVVTVVHDCQVVDIPEELIENHDLTVDYILTPTRVIKTNCQLPKPQGIIWTKLDTEKLQKIPILKKLRALEEQAGKDVTLGAVPAAAKPGVQTSQPKSQTRRRPRQNMQQDAEGESTQDSKQEKRAEGEQKARLRTARVRKESRGDGREVNEGEIDEKRKGKSGGNMQEKGPEERESEVMSKRKLPLSVTTVYLGGIPAGLRVSELKTALREREAAPLRLTWQGAQHRAFLDYSDPQAAEQALEALQGLNLNGYSLQAELAKSQRGGKRSGQSNRRQRPSASASPVIKGDTAEKTDQ is encoded by the exons ATGCAGCCTGTTATAAAAATAAGTCCTG ggGCGTCCAAATGGGACATTCGTCAGAAAGTGTGGGACTACATCGAGGAAAATAACCTGGCCAACTTCCCGAGGCCTGTTCACAACAGGATCCCAAATTTCAAG GGTGCAATTCAAGCATGCAACAGGCTTACAGACCTGCAGGAGTTCAAGTCCAGCCAGACAGTCAAAGTAAACCCAGACAGACCCCAGCAACAGGCACGCTTTGTCACTCTGGAA GCACGGAAATCTTTATTGGTCCCAACTCCTCGTCTTCGTACTGGTCTTTTCAATAAGATTACTCCTCCCCAGGGGGCAAGCAAAGAACAGCTACGTATATGCTCTTCCTCTCAG gGAGTGAAAGACTTTAGTGTGCCTGTTGGGCTGGATGCAAAAGTGAAGGTAGACCTGGTGGTGGTTGGCTCTGTGGCGGTGTCAGGGAAAG GCCTTCGCATTGGAAAAGGAGAGGGCTTTGCTGACATGGAGTATGGCATGATGGCTTCAATGCAAGCTGTGAATGAGTCAACTGTGGTGGTTACTGTTGTCCATGACTGCCAG GTGGTGGACATTCCAGAGGAGCTAATAGAAAACCATGACCTGACTGTGGACTACATCCTCACACCCACCAGAGTTattaaaacaaactgtcagTTACCCAAGCCACAGGGAATCATCTGGACTAAG CTCGACACAGAAAAGCTGCAGAAGATTCCCATCCTGAAGAAGCTGCGTGCTCTGGAGGAACAGGCTGGAAAGGATGTAACACTGGGGGCGGTGCCTGCTGCAGCAAAACCTGGTGTGCAGACCAGTCAACCCAAAAGCCAAACCCGACGGAGGCCAAGGCAGAACATGCAGCAGGATGCTGAGGGAGAATCCACACAGGACTccaaacaggagaaaagagcagagggagaaCAGAAAGCCAGGCTGCGCACAGCTAGAGTGAggaaagaaagcagaggagatggCAGGGAGGTTAATGAGGGAGAAATCGAcgagaaaagaaagggaaaaagtgGAGGGAACATGCAGGAGAAGGGCCCAGAGGAAAGGGAAAGTGAAGTCATGTCTAAACGTAAGCTCCCTCTGAGTGTGACCACAGTTTACCTGGGGGGAATCCCTGCTGGGCTGCGTGTTAGCGAGCTGAAAACTGCcctaagagagagggaggccgCTCCGCTGAGGCTCACCTGGCAGGGAGCTCAACACAGGGCCTTCCTTGACTACAGTGACCCTCAGGCTGCAGAGCAGGCCCTGGAGGCCCTGCAGGGTCTCAATCTGAATGGTTACAGCCTGCAGGCTGAGCTGGCCAAGAGCCAACGGGGAGGCAAAAGGTCTGGACAGTCCAATAGGAGACAGAGaccatcagcatcagcatcaccAGTTATCAAGGGTGACACAGCTGAAAAGACTGACCAGTAA
- the mthfsd gene encoding methenyltetrahydrofolate synthase domain-containing protein isoform X2, with translation MQPVIKISPGASKWDIRQKVWDYIEENNLANFPRPVHNRIPNFKGAFTACARVSELQEFTQTPEVKVDPDKPLEGARLAVLQARKSLLVPTPRLRTGLFNKITPPQGASKEQLRICSSSQGVKDFSVPVGLDAKVKVDLVVVGSVAVSGKGLRIGKGEGFADMEYGMMASMQAVNESTVVVTVVHDCQVVDIPEELIENHDLTVDYILTPTRVIKTNCQLPKPQGIIWTKLDTEKLQKIPILKKLRALEEQAGKDVTLGAVPAAAKPGVQTSQPKSQTRRRPRQNMQQDAEGESTQDSKQEKRAEGEQKARLRTARVRKESRGDGREVNEGEIDEKRKGKSGGNMQEKGPEERESEVMSKRKLPLSVTTVYLGGIPAGLRVSELKTALREREAAPLRLTWQGAQHRAFLDYSDPQAAEQALEALQGLNLNGYSLQAELAKSQRGGKRSGQSNRRQRPSASASPVIKGDTAEKTDQ, from the exons ATGCAGCCTGTTATAAAAATAAGTCCTG ggGCGTCCAAATGGGACATTCGTCAGAAAGTGTGGGACTACATCGAGGAAAATAACCTGGCCAACTTCCCGAGGCCTGTTCACAACAGGATCCCAAATTTCAAG GGGGCTTTCACAGCCTGTGCCAGGGTGTCTGAGCTGCAGGAGTTCACCCAGACACCTGAGGTGAAGGTGGATCCTGATAAACCTTTGGAGGGTGCCCGGCTGGCAGTGCTACAG GCACGGAAATCTTTATTGGTCCCAACTCCTCGTCTTCGTACTGGTCTTTTCAATAAGATTACTCCTCCCCAGGGGGCAAGCAAAGAACAGCTACGTATATGCTCTTCCTCTCAG gGAGTGAAAGACTTTAGTGTGCCTGTTGGGCTGGATGCAAAAGTGAAGGTAGACCTGGTGGTGGTTGGCTCTGTGGCGGTGTCAGGGAAAG GCCTTCGCATTGGAAAAGGAGAGGGCTTTGCTGACATGGAGTATGGCATGATGGCTTCAATGCAAGCTGTGAATGAGTCAACTGTGGTGGTTACTGTTGTCCATGACTGCCAG GTGGTGGACATTCCAGAGGAGCTAATAGAAAACCATGACCTGACTGTGGACTACATCCTCACACCCACCAGAGTTattaaaacaaactgtcagTTACCCAAGCCACAGGGAATCATCTGGACTAAG CTCGACACAGAAAAGCTGCAGAAGATTCCCATCCTGAAGAAGCTGCGTGCTCTGGAGGAACAGGCTGGAAAGGATGTAACACTGGGGGCGGTGCCTGCTGCAGCAAAACCTGGTGTGCAGACCAGTCAACCCAAAAGCCAAACCCGACGGAGGCCAAGGCAGAACATGCAGCAGGATGCTGAGGGAGAATCCACACAGGACTccaaacaggagaaaagagcagagggagaaCAGAAAGCCAGGCTGCGCACAGCTAGAGTGAggaaagaaagcagaggagatggCAGGGAGGTTAATGAGGGAGAAATCGAcgagaaaagaaagggaaaaagtgGAGGGAACATGCAGGAGAAGGGCCCAGAGGAAAGGGAAAGTGAAGTCATGTCTAAACGTAAGCTCCCTCTGAGTGTGACCACAGTTTACCTGGGGGGAATCCCTGCTGGGCTGCGTGTTAGCGAGCTGAAAACTGCcctaagagagagggaggccgCTCCGCTGAGGCTCACCTGGCAGGGAGCTCAACACAGGGCCTTCCTTGACTACAGTGACCCTCAGGCTGCAGAGCAGGCCCTGGAGGCCCTGCAGGGTCTCAATCTGAATGGTTACAGCCTGCAGGCTGAGCTGGCCAAGAGCCAACGGGGAGGCAAAAGGTCTGGACAGTCCAATAGGAGACAGAGaccatcagcatcagcatcaccAGTTATCAAGGGTGACACAGCTGAAAAGACTGACCAGTAA